Proteins co-encoded in one Corynebacterium lujinxingii genomic window:
- a CDS encoding bifunctional proline dehydrogenase/L-glutamate gamma-semialdehyde dehydrogenase, whose protein sequence is MPQLSTNQIAPSNSDDLDAVVEAAVARAYHWMEATAEADADDASTQQLAELLRDDNGVRFTMDFVDRVMRPESNRVAAQALRAITQDVDAKFLGQVNALLVGLGAFVGPFLPNVVIPAARARLRQLVGHLVLDAEGNALNRLLDNAEERGEQLNLNLLGEAVLGEQEATDRAERTLNLIKNPRVTYVSVKASSMVSQLNHWDYDECVRQVKDRIRPLYRAARDRDPQVFINMDMEEYHDLHLTIDVFTQLLSEDEFKDYQGGIVLQAYLPDTLGALDHLAEFAQQRVAEGGSKIKIRLVKGANLSMERHHAEVRGWEQAPYLTKDEVDANYYRLLDFILRPEYAGALSIGVASHNLFTSALAYELAQRRGVTEMVDSEMLQGMSPAQQQIVREVYGTQILYTPVVNRDDFDVAVSYLVRRLEENAAPQNFLHALFAPKTAERDPIKEQEEVFRWAVDNRWNVHNGPNRTQDRNTETERNVAEASAVTGRFFNEPDTDPALEANRVWATEHLSNPPAIDTGEEITDPAAIADNIASALEAQKAWGARSAEERAKVLEAIGDEIARRRGDFVAVAAHEAGKTVDQSDPEISEAIDFCDYYADSARHLDEIAADFEPNKLTVVVPPWNFPVAIPTGGVMAALAAGSAVILKPAPQVTQCAKLIADCIQAVFQDKGIDPNTVQYVRADEGAAGKALLTDDAVDAIILTGASDTAQLFKSWDPKLNVMAETSGKNAIIITPSADPDLAIADLYQSAFGHSGQKCSAASLVILVGSAGESERLRGQLLDAASTLVVGPGTDLSTTMNGLIEAPGEKLERGLTQLEDGEEWLLKPKKLDDEGKFWSPGIRDNVKPGSWYHQNECFGPVLGIMHAKDLNEAIEWQNSTGYGLTAGIHTLDGNEINTWLDRVEAGNVYVNRGITGAIVQRQPFGGWKKSSVGPGAKAGGPNYVAQMGTWHDRDELPASPGVSISADVQELLEEFRPHLNAKDYGWLSRAAEYDQRAWDREFGRGHDHSGLRSEANIFRYRNTLEPVVVYVGEGYQLRDVYRQALAAAITGSEVRVVAPEAIAAELKAAGIAVDATRIEGTPSWVRALGAAPDELYGDITTAVFDGPALLDGRRELLPYLHEQAISATLHRFGVIHDPAGIRK, encoded by the coding sequence ATGCCACAACTCAGCACCAACCAGATTGCGCCGTCCAATTCCGACGACCTCGACGCCGTCGTCGAGGCTGCCGTCGCTCGCGCCTACCACTGGATGGAAGCTACCGCCGAAGCAGATGCCGACGACGCCTCCACCCAGCAACTCGCGGAACTGCTTCGCGACGACAACGGCGTCCGCTTCACCATGGACTTCGTGGACCGCGTCATGCGCCCGGAGAGCAACCGAGTCGCAGCCCAGGCGCTGCGCGCCATTACCCAAGACGTTGACGCGAAGTTCCTCGGCCAAGTCAACGCCTTGCTGGTCGGCCTCGGCGCATTCGTCGGCCCATTCCTGCCTAACGTGGTCATCCCGGCGGCACGTGCCCGCCTGCGCCAGTTGGTCGGCCACCTCGTCCTGGATGCCGAAGGCAACGCGCTCAACCGACTCCTCGACAACGCTGAAGAGCGCGGCGAGCAGCTCAACCTCAACCTCCTCGGTGAAGCAGTGCTCGGCGAGCAGGAGGCGACCGACCGCGCCGAACGCACCTTGAACCTGATCAAGAACCCCCGCGTGACCTATGTGTCGGTCAAGGCGTCGTCGATGGTCTCCCAGCTCAATCACTGGGACTACGACGAATGTGTACGCCAAGTCAAAGACCGCATTCGCCCGCTCTACCGTGCGGCCCGGGACCGCGACCCCCAGGTGTTCATCAACATGGACATGGAGGAGTACCACGATCTCCACCTCACCATCGATGTGTTTACCCAGTTGCTCAGCGAAGACGAGTTCAAGGACTACCAGGGTGGCATCGTGCTCCAGGCGTACCTGCCGGACACGCTCGGGGCACTGGATCATTTGGCTGAATTTGCCCAGCAGCGCGTCGCCGAGGGCGGCTCAAAGATTAAGATCCGCCTGGTCAAGGGTGCGAACCTGTCAATGGAGCGCCACCACGCCGAGGTCCGCGGCTGGGAGCAGGCTCCGTATCTGACCAAGGACGAGGTGGACGCGAACTACTACCGCCTGCTCGACTTCATCCTGCGCCCGGAGTACGCCGGGGCACTGTCCATCGGTGTGGCGTCGCACAACCTGTTTACTTCTGCGCTCGCCTACGAGCTCGCTCAGCGCCGCGGAGTGACCGAGATGGTCGATTCCGAGATGCTGCAGGGCATGTCCCCGGCGCAGCAGCAGATCGTGCGAGAGGTCTACGGCACACAGATCCTCTACACCCCGGTGGTCAACCGCGACGACTTCGACGTGGCCGTGAGCTATCTTGTGCGCCGCCTCGAGGAAAACGCGGCGCCGCAGAACTTCCTCCACGCGCTGTTCGCTCCGAAGACGGCAGAGCGCGATCCGATCAAGGAGCAGGAGGAGGTCTTCCGCTGGGCGGTGGACAACCGTTGGAACGTGCATAACGGCCCGAACCGCACTCAGGACCGCAACACCGAAACCGAGCGCAACGTCGCGGAGGCATCCGCGGTTACCGGCCGCTTCTTCAACGAGCCGGACACAGACCCCGCGCTCGAAGCTAACCGCGTCTGGGCTACAGAGCACCTGAGCAACCCGCCGGCGATCGACACCGGCGAGGAGATCACCGACCCTGCCGCGATCGCAGACAACATCGCCAGCGCCCTTGAAGCCCAGAAAGCGTGGGGCGCACGCTCCGCCGAGGAACGCGCAAAAGTACTCGAGGCGATTGGCGACGAAATCGCGCGTCGTCGCGGTGATTTCGTCGCCGTCGCAGCCCACGAAGCCGGCAAGACCGTCGACCAGTCCGACCCGGAGATCTCCGAGGCGATCGACTTCTGCGACTACTACGCCGATAGCGCCCGCCACTTGGACGAGATCGCCGCGGACTTCGAACCGAACAAGCTCACCGTGGTCGTGCCACCGTGGAACTTCCCCGTCGCGATCCCGACTGGCGGTGTCATGGCCGCGCTCGCCGCGGGCTCCGCTGTCATTCTCAAGCCGGCTCCGCAGGTCACCCAGTGCGCGAAACTCATCGCCGACTGCATTCAGGCAGTCTTTCAGGACAAAGGCATCGACCCCAACACCGTGCAGTACGTCCGTGCAGATGAGGGCGCGGCGGGCAAGGCATTGCTTACCGACGACGCCGTCGACGCCATCATCCTCACCGGAGCATCCGATACCGCACAGCTGTTCAAGTCGTGGGATCCGAAGCTCAACGTCATGGCGGAAACTTCCGGCAAGAACGCCATCATCATCACCCCGTCCGCCGACCCGGACCTGGCGATCGCCGACCTGTATCAATCAGCGTTCGGCCACTCCGGTCAGAAGTGCTCCGCGGCCTCGCTGGTGATCCTGGTCGGTTCCGCAGGAGAGTCCGAGCGTTTGCGCGGCCAGCTTCTCGACGCCGCCTCCACCCTGGTTGTTGGCCCCGGCACCGACCTATCGACCACCATGAACGGCCTCATCGAGGCCCCGGGCGAGAAGTTGGAGCGAGGACTGACCCAGCTGGAAGACGGCGAGGAGTGGTTGCTCAAGCCGAAGAAGCTCGACGACGAGGGGAAGTTCTGGTCCCCAGGCATCCGCGACAACGTTAAGCCGGGCTCCTGGTACCACCAGAACGAGTGCTTCGGCCCGGTGCTCGGCATCATGCACGCCAAGGACCTCAACGAGGCGATCGAGTGGCAAAACTCGACCGGCTACGGCCTGACCGCCGGCATTCACACGCTCGACGGCAACGAGATCAACACCTGGCTCGACCGCGTCGAAGCCGGAAACGTCTACGTCAACCGTGGCATTACCGGCGCGATTGTCCAGCGCCAACCCTTCGGCGGCTGGAAGAAGTCGTCGGTCGGCCCCGGCGCGAAGGCGGGCGGACCGAACTACGTCGCGCAGATGGGCACGTGGCACGACCGCGATGAGCTGCCGGCCTCGCCGGGTGTGAGCATCTCCGCTGATGTGCAAGAACTTCTCGAAGAGTTCCGCCCGCACCTCAATGCCAAGGACTACGGCTGGCTCTCCCGCGCGGCCGAGTACGACCAGCGCGCGTGGGACCGCGAGTTCGGCCGCGGCCACGACCACTCGGGGCTGCGCTCTGAGGCGAACATCTTCCGCTACCGGAACACGCTCGAGCCGGTCGTGGTCTACGTCGGCGAGGGATACCAGCTGCGCGATGTCTACCGCCAGGCGCTCGCAGCAGCGATCACTGGCAGTGAGGTGCGGGTAGTGGCTCCGGAGGCAATCGCTGCGGAGCTCAAGGCAGCCGGCATCGCTGTCGACGCCACCCGTATCGAGGGCACCCCGTCGTGGGTGCGTGCACTCGGTGCCGCACCTGACGAGCTCTACGGCGACATCACGACAGCGGTCTTCGACGGCCCCGCGTTGCTCGACGGGCGCCGCGAGCTCCTGCCGTACCTGCATGAGCAGGCGATCTCCGCAACGCTGCACCGGTTCGGTGTCATCCACGACCCGGCCGGCATCCGGAAGTAA
- a CDS encoding amino acid permease: MTISPPPQSDAPSRPKAGVIPNEDDGLQKGLSTRQINMIAIGSAIGTGLFLGAGSRLEAAGPSLALMYLLCGFIGYLILRSLGELIVHRPTSGSFVSYTREFYGEKAAYVSGWLYWFNWAATAVADATALAIYIRWFGQYYGWINDVPQWIYALTVIALVTAMNLISVKFFGEMEFWFSLIKVTFLLTFLAVGIFMVVFGNPSGELTGLSLISDNGGWFPSGVLPALIVIQGVVFAYAGIELLGTTSGEAKNPRKDIPRAINAVVFRLLVFYFGSVLLLCLLLPYTEYSGDESPFVTFFDSIGVPYAGAITQLVVITAALSSLNAGLYSTGRIMYSLSKAGSAPQWAGQVTKGGVPYGGILLTTGVALFGVVLNYFVPEAAFEVVLNIAALGTMASWAAISLSHMRFVRLAREGRYSRPDYRAPFSPFTDIVSLLFLGLVIVLMAFDYPIGTWTLVVSLLMWPALAFGWYKVRDRVEFISRSHVNYEKTTGEHVDLDPPIAKPNS; the protein is encoded by the coding sequence ATGACCATCTCCCCTCCACCCCAATCAGACGCCCCGTCCCGGCCGAAAGCCGGCGTGATCCCGAACGAGGATGACGGCCTGCAAAAGGGGCTGTCCACACGCCAGATCAACATGATCGCCATCGGGTCGGCGATCGGTACCGGCTTGTTCCTCGGCGCGGGTTCACGCCTCGAGGCCGCCGGTCCGTCCTTGGCCCTGATGTACCTGCTGTGCGGGTTCATCGGTTATCTCATTCTGCGCAGCCTCGGCGAGCTCATCGTCCACCGTCCGACGTCTGGCTCGTTTGTGTCGTACACCCGTGAGTTCTACGGCGAGAAGGCGGCTTACGTCTCCGGCTGGCTGTACTGGTTCAACTGGGCGGCCACGGCAGTGGCTGACGCGACCGCGCTGGCGATTTACATCCGCTGGTTCGGCCAGTACTACGGCTGGATCAACGATGTGCCGCAGTGGATCTACGCGCTCACTGTCATTGCGTTGGTTACAGCAATGAACTTGATTTCGGTGAAGTTCTTCGGCGAGATGGAGTTCTGGTTCTCCTTGATCAAGGTGACATTCTTGCTCACCTTCCTTGCTGTCGGCATCTTCATGGTCGTTTTCGGCAACCCGAGCGGCGAGCTCACCGGCTTGTCGTTGATTTCCGATAACGGCGGCTGGTTCCCGAGCGGAGTGCTGCCGGCCCTGATCGTCATCCAGGGTGTCGTCTTCGCTTACGCCGGCATCGAGTTGCTCGGCACCACCTCGGGTGAGGCGAAAAACCCGCGCAAGGACATTCCGCGTGCGATTAACGCGGTGGTTTTCCGCTTGCTCGTGTTCTACTTCGGCTCCGTGCTGCTGCTGTGCCTGCTGCTGCCGTACACCGAGTACTCGGGCGACGAGTCGCCGTTTGTGACGTTCTTCGACTCCATCGGCGTCCCGTACGCTGGTGCGATCACGCAGCTGGTGGTCATCACCGCCGCGCTGTCGTCGTTGAATGCGGGCCTGTACTCCACCGGCCGCATCATGTACTCGCTGTCCAAGGCGGGCTCTGCCCCGCAGTGGGCCGGCCAGGTGACCAAGGGCGGCGTGCCGTACGGAGGCATCCTGCTGACCACTGGTGTGGCCCTGTTCGGCGTGGTGCTCAACTACTTCGTCCCAGAAGCCGCGTTCGAGGTCGTGCTGAACATTGCCGCTCTGGGCACCATGGCGTCGTGGGCCGCGATCTCTCTGTCGCACATGCGCTTTGTCCGTCTGGCAAGGGAAGGCAGGTACAGCCGCCCCGACTACCGGGCACCGTTCTCGCCGTTCACCGATATCGTCTCGCTGCTCTTCCTGGGCCTTGTCATCGTACTCATGGCGTTCGACTACCCGATCGGCACGTGGACGCTGGTGGTGTCGCTGCTGATGTGGCCGGCGCTGGCGTTCGGCTGGTACAAGGTACGCGACCGCGTGGAGTTCATCTCCCGCTCGCACGTGAATTACGAAAAGACCACCGGCGAGCACGTGGACCTCGACCCGCCAATCGCCAAACCCAATTCCTAG
- a CDS encoding ornithine cyclodeaminase, with translation MTQLVDVTNMCRWIDHHGVEKLIAGILGYIEEDFARWEEFDKIPRVASHTPIGVIELMPTSDSVEYGFKYVNGHPSNPARGYQTVTAFGFLADVDNGYPTFEAEMTLLTALRTAATSAMAAKYLARKDSEVMAMIGSGSQSEFQALGFRAALGIEKVRIFDIDPDAMEKFRRNIEPLGIEVYVADSVEDALEGADIITTCTADKAQNTILDYDLVRPGVHINGVGGDCPGKTELDARILDDATVFVEFPPQTRIEGEIQNKDDDFEVVELWKVIAGKEQGRSSDEEITLFDSVGFAIEDFSALRYLRDSTAGTEFQTYIELVADPDDPKDLFSLTTKVPSPL, from the coding sequence ATGACTCAACTCGTCGACGTGACCAACATGTGCCGCTGGATCGACCACCACGGTGTGGAAAAGCTCATCGCTGGCATCCTCGGCTACATCGAGGAGGACTTCGCCCGCTGGGAGGAATTTGACAAGATTCCTCGCGTGGCCAGCCACACCCCGATCGGCGTCATCGAACTGATGCCCACATCGGACTCCGTCGAGTACGGCTTCAAATACGTCAACGGCCACCCGTCCAACCCGGCGCGCGGCTACCAGACAGTCACTGCGTTCGGCTTCCTTGCGGACGTGGATAACGGCTACCCCACCTTCGAGGCGGAGATGACGCTGCTCACCGCCCTGCGTACTGCTGCTACCTCCGCGATGGCCGCGAAATACCTCGCCCGCAAGGATTCCGAGGTCATGGCCATGATCGGTTCTGGATCCCAGTCCGAATTCCAGGCGCTGGGCTTCCGTGCCGCACTCGGCATTGAGAAGGTGCGCATCTTCGACATCGACCCGGACGCGATGGAGAAATTCCGCCGCAACATCGAGCCGCTCGGCATCGAGGTCTATGTTGCCGATAGCGTCGAGGACGCGCTTGAAGGCGCAGACATCATCACCACCTGCACCGCCGACAAGGCCCAGAACACCATTTTGGATTACGACCTGGTCCGCCCGGGCGTGCACATCAACGGCGTCGGCGGCGACTGCCCCGGCAAAACTGAGCTCGATGCGCGCATCCTCGACGATGCCACCGTCTTCGTCGAGTTCCCTCCGCAGACCCGCATCGAGGGAGAGATCCAGAACAAGGACGACGATTTCGAGGTCGTCGAACTGTGGAAGGTCATCGCGGGCAAGGAACAGGGCCGCTCCAGCGACGAGGAAATCACTCTGTTCGACTCCGTCGGTTTCGCCATCGAGGATTTCTCCGCGCTGCGCTACCTACGCGACTCGACCGCCGGCACGGAATT